Proteins co-encoded in one Chionomys nivalis chromosome 6, mChiNiv1.1, whole genome shotgun sequence genomic window:
- the Cirbp gene encoding cold-inducible RNA-binding protein isoform X1 encodes MASDEGKLFVGGLSFDTNEQALEQVFSKYGQISEVVVVKDRETQRSRGFGFVTFENIDDAKDAMMAMNGKSVDGRQIRVDQAGKSSDNRSRGYRGGSAGGRGFFRGGRSRGRGFSRGGGDRGYGGGRFDSRSGGYGGSRDYYASRSQGGSYGYRSSGGSYRDSYDSYGKSGSRDAT; translated from the exons ATGGCGTCAGACGAAGGCAAGCTTTTCGTGGGAGGGCTAAGCTTCGATACCAACGAGCAGGCACTGGAGCAGGTCTTCTCCAAGTATGGGCAGATCTCTGAAG TGGTGGTGGTAAAGGACAGGGAGACCCAGCGATCCCGAGGCTTTGGGTTTGTCACCTTTGAGAACATTGATGATGCTAAGGACGCCATGATGGCTATGAATGGGAAG TCTGTGGATGGGCGGCAGATCCGAGTTGACCAGGCTGGCAAGTCTTCTGACAACCGGTCCCGTGGATACCGGGGTGGTTCCGCTGGAGGCCGAGGCTTCTTCCGCGGGGGACGCAGCCGGGGCCGTGGGTTCTCTAGAG GTGGGGGAGACCGAGGCTATGGAGGTGGTCGCTTTGATTCCCGGAGTGGAGGTTATGGAGGCTCCAGAGACTACTATGCCAG CCGGAGTCAGGGTGGTAGCTATGGTTACCGGAGTTCCGGCGGGTCCTACAGAGACAGCTACGACAGTTATGGTAAGTCTGGCTCCAGGGACGCCACCTAA
- the Cirbp gene encoding cold-inducible RNA-binding protein isoform X2, translating into MASDEGKLFVGGLSFDTNEQALEQVFSKYGQISEVVVVKDRETQRSRGFGFVTFENIDDAKDAMMAMNGKSVDGRQIRVDQAGKSSDNRSRGYRGGSAGGRGFFRGGRSRGRGFSRGGGDRGYGGGRFDSRSGGYGGSRDYYASRSQGGSYGYRSSGGSYRDSYDSYATHNE; encoded by the exons ATGGCGTCAGACGAAGGCAAGCTTTTCGTGGGAGGGCTAAGCTTCGATACCAACGAGCAGGCACTGGAGCAGGTCTTCTCCAAGTATGGGCAGATCTCTGAAG TGGTGGTGGTAAAGGACAGGGAGACCCAGCGATCCCGAGGCTTTGGGTTTGTCACCTTTGAGAACATTGATGATGCTAAGGACGCCATGATGGCTATGAATGGGAAG TCTGTGGATGGGCGGCAGATCCGAGTTGACCAGGCTGGCAAGTCTTCTGACAACCGGTCCCGTGGATACCGGGGTGGTTCCGCTGGAGGCCGAGGCTTCTTCCGCGGGGGACGCAGCCGGGGCCGTGGGTTCTCTAGAG GTGGGGGAGACCGAGGCTATGGAGGTGGTCGCTTTGATTCCCGGAGTGGAGGTTATGGAGGCTCCAGAGACTACTATGCCAG CCGGAGTCAGGGTGGTAGCTATGGTTACCGGAGTTCCGGCGGGTCCTACAGAGACAGCTACGACAGTTATG CTACACACAACGAGTAA
- the Cirbp gene encoding cold-inducible RNA-binding protein isoform X3, protein MASDEGKLFVGGLSFDTNEQALEQVFSKYGQISEVVVVKDRETQRSRGFGFVTFENIDDAKDAMMAMNGKSVDGRQIRVDQAGKSSDNRSRGYRGGSAGGRGFFRGGRSRGRGFSRGGGDRGYGGGRFDSRSGGYGGSRDYYASRSQGGSYGYRSSGGSYRDSYDSYG, encoded by the exons ATGGCGTCAGACGAAGGCAAGCTTTTCGTGGGAGGGCTAAGCTTCGATACCAACGAGCAGGCACTGGAGCAGGTCTTCTCCAAGTATGGGCAGATCTCTGAAG TGGTGGTGGTAAAGGACAGGGAGACCCAGCGATCCCGAGGCTTTGGGTTTGTCACCTTTGAGAACATTGATGATGCTAAGGACGCCATGATGGCTATGAATGGGAAG TCTGTGGATGGGCGGCAGATCCGAGTTGACCAGGCTGGCAAGTCTTCTGACAACCGGTCCCGTGGATACCGGGGTGGTTCCGCTGGAGGCCGAGGCTTCTTCCGCGGGGGACGCAGCCGGGGCCGTGGGTTCTCTAGAG GTGGGGGAGACCGAGGCTATGGAGGTGGTCGCTTTGATTCCCGGAGTGGAGGTTATGGAGGCTCCAGAGACTACTATGCCAG CCGGAGTCAGGGTGGTAGCTATGGTTACCGGAGTTCCGGCGGGTCCTACAGAGACAGCTACGACAGTTATG